One Odocoileus virginianus isolate 20LAN1187 ecotype Illinois chromosome 6, Ovbor_1.2, whole genome shotgun sequence DNA segment encodes these proteins:
- the PNP gene encoding purine nucleoside phosphorylase isoform X1: protein MNGEGQTHREGVCGTMENGFTYEDYQDTAKWLLSRTEHRPQVAVICGSGLGGLIKRLTQAQTFDYSEIPNFPESTVPGHAGRLVFGILNGRACVMMQGRFHMYEGYPLWKVTFPVRVFRLLGVETLVVTNAAGGLNPRFEVGDIMLIRDHINLPGLSGENPLRGPNDERFGVRFPAMSDAYDRDMRRKAHSTWKQMGEQRELQEGTYVMVAGPSFETVAECRLLQKLGADAVGMSTVPEVIVARHCGLRVFGFSLITNKAILDYESQGKANHEEVLEAGKQAAQKLEQFVSILMASIPLSKHTN, encoded by the exons ATGAACGGAGAAGGGCAAACTCATCGAGAGGGCGTCTGCGGGACCATGGAGAATGG atttACATATGAAGATTATCAAGACACTGCAAAATGGCTCTTGTCTCGCACCGAACACCGACCTCAAGTGGCAGTGATCTGTGGTTCTGGGTTAGGAGGTCTGATTAAAAGATTAACTCAAGCCCAGACCTTTGACTACAGTGAAATACCAAACTTTCCCGAAAGTACAG TGCCAGGTCATGCTGGTCGACTGGTGTTTGGGATCTTGAATGGCAGAGCCTGTGTGATGATGCAGGGCAGGTTCCACATGTATGAAGGCTACCCGCTCTGGAAG GTGACATTCCCAGTGAGAGTTTTCCGGCTTCTGGGTGTGGAGACCCTGGTGGTCACCAATGCAGCTGGAGGGCTCAACCCCAGATTTGAGGTTGGCGACATCATGCTGATCCGCGATCACATCAACCTCCCTGGTCTCAGCGGCGAGAACCCTCTCAGAGGGCCCAATGATGAACG GTTTGGAGTTCGTTTCCCTGCCATGTCTGACGCCTACGACCGGGATATGAGGCGGAAAGCTCACAGTACCTGGAAACAAATGGGGGAGCAGAGAGAGTTACAGGAAGGCACCTACGTGATGGTGGCGGGCCCCAGCTTTGAGACTGTGGCCGAGTGTCGCCTGCTGCAGAAGCTAGGGGCGGATGCTGTTG GCATGAGCACAGTACCAGAAGTTATAGTCGCAAGACACTGTGGACTTCGAGTCTTTGGCTTCTCACTCATCACAAACAAGGCCATCTTGGATTATGAAAGCCAGGGGAAGGCCAATCACGAAGAAGTACTAGAGGCCGGGAAGCAAGCTGCGCAGAAATTGGAACAGTTTGTCTCCATTCTTATGGCTAGCATTCCACTGTCCAAGCACACCAATTAA
- the PNP gene encoding purine nucleoside phosphorylase isoform X2, with the protein MPGRNGLKRFTYEDYQDTAKWLLSRTEHRPQVAVICGSGLGGLIKRLTQAQTFDYSEIPNFPESTVPGHAGRLVFGILNGRACVMMQGRFHMYEGYPLWKVTFPVRVFRLLGVETLVVTNAAGGLNPRFEVGDIMLIRDHINLPGLSGENPLRGPNDERFGVRFPAMSDAYDRDMRRKAHSTWKQMGEQRELQEGTYVMVAGPSFETVAECRLLQKLGADAVGMSTVPEVIVARHCGLRVFGFSLITNKAILDYESQGKANHEEVLEAGKQAAQKLEQFVSILMASIPLSKHTN; encoded by the exons atttACATATGAAGATTATCAAGACACTGCAAAATGGCTCTTGTCTCGCACCGAACACCGACCTCAAGTGGCAGTGATCTGTGGTTCTGGGTTAGGAGGTCTGATTAAAAGATTAACTCAAGCCCAGACCTTTGACTACAGTGAAATACCAAACTTTCCCGAAAGTACAG TGCCAGGTCATGCTGGTCGACTGGTGTTTGGGATCTTGAATGGCAGAGCCTGTGTGATGATGCAGGGCAGGTTCCACATGTATGAAGGCTACCCGCTCTGGAAG GTGACATTCCCAGTGAGAGTTTTCCGGCTTCTGGGTGTGGAGACCCTGGTGGTCACCAATGCAGCTGGAGGGCTCAACCCCAGATTTGAGGTTGGCGACATCATGCTGATCCGCGATCACATCAACCTCCCTGGTCTCAGCGGCGAGAACCCTCTCAGAGGGCCCAATGATGAACG GTTTGGAGTTCGTTTCCCTGCCATGTCTGACGCCTACGACCGGGATATGAGGCGGAAAGCTCACAGTACCTGGAAACAAATGGGGGAGCAGAGAGAGTTACAGGAAGGCACCTACGTGATGGTGGCGGGCCCCAGCTTTGAGACTGTGGCCGAGTGTCGCCTGCTGCAGAAGCTAGGGGCGGATGCTGTTG GCATGAGCACAGTACCAGAAGTTATAGTCGCAAGACACTGTGGACTTCGAGTCTTTGGCTTCTCACTCATCACAAACAAGGCCATCTTGGATTATGAAAGCCAGGGGAAGGCCAATCACGAAGAAGTACTAGAGGCCGGGAAGCAAGCTGCGCAGAAATTGGAACAGTTTGTCTCCATTCTTATGGCTAGCATTCCACTGTCCAAGCACACCAATTAA